The Cetobacterium sp. 8H DNA window ATTTTAACATTTACAGAATATTTATCTAAATCCAAAATATAAAGCTTGAAAAAGACCTATTTAAATAAAAAAATTAGAAAATTCACTTTCTGAAATAGGTTTTCCTATAAAGTATCCTTGAACTAAATCTACATTTATTTTTTTTAAAAATTCTAATTCTTCAGACGTTTCTACTCCCTCAGCAGTTATAATATTATTCTTAGTTTTTAAAAAATTAACAATATTTCTATATGTATCTCTCTCTTTTTTTTGATTTATATTTTTTAATAAATTTTTATCAATTTTAACATCCTGGATTTGTGCTTTCATAAAATTTTCTCTATTCGAACTTCCAATTGGAAAATCATCCATTACCACTTTAATACCTAATTTATTAAGTAATAAAATTGCTGTATTTAAATCGTCGTAATCGAAAGTTCCTCTTTCAACTATTTCAATTATTAAGTTTTCACTTCCTTTTAATAAATGTAATCTCTTTAAAAATTGTTTTCTTAACATTGTTTTAAACGATATATTTATCGCTAATTTTACATTAGAGTTTTTTAAATATTTTTCTATCTTTTTAAGTACTAAAAAATCTAAAAGATATATTTTATCTATTATCTCTAGTTGTTCTATAATCTCTATAGTAGAAATATTATCTAAAGCAAATCTAGATAAAACTTCGTAGCTTACTACTTTATTTTCTTCTAAGGAATAAACGGGTTGAAAAACTATTGATAATGTTTTTTCTAGTTCTTCTTCGGAAATTTCGCCAAATATTTCTTCTCCAATATTTTTCATACTTCTTTTTTCCTCCCATTTTTATCTTTTAATTTTGAATAATTATTGTATATGAATTAACAATTGAAGTGTTTTTTCATATTGTCCTGGAGGTGTATTTTTTATACTCTCACCATCTATTATTCCTGTAAGTTTTATATTTCTTTTTCTAGAGTCACTACTATCTATATATTCCTCACCAAGCACAAATTTTTTGATTAGTAAATTATTAGAATCATCCAAATAAAGAGTACCGTTCTCTGGAATACCTTTATCAATATCTAAAGAATACGTTGCTCTAATGTTTCCATCATTATAATATAACTCTATATCAGCTTCACCTATAACATCTTTAGGATTACCTATCTTATAAATCTTTCCAAAATTTAAAGCTCCACTTGATGCAACGAAAAAGTTTGGTGTCTTTATGTTAAATTTATATTTTTCAAGAATCTCATTGTTACTATTTTTATAAATCAGATTGAAACTATCGCTTTGATTATTATCTCTCCAATAGAAAGG harbors:
- a CDS encoding EAL domain-containing protein is translated as MKNIGEEIFGEISEEELEKTLSIVFQPVYSLEENKVVSYEVLSRFALDNISTIEIIEQLEIIDKIYLLDFLVLKKIEKYLKNSNVKLAINISFKTMLRKQFLKRLHLLKGSENLIIEIVERGTFDYDDLNTAILLLNKLGIKVVMDDFPIGSSNRENFMKAQIQDVKIDKNLLKNINQKKERDTYRNIVNFLKTKNNIITAEGVETSEELEFLKKINVDLVQGYFIGKPISESEFSNFFI